In one Cryptococcus deuterogattii R265 chromosome 9, complete sequence genomic region, the following are encoded:
- a CDS encoding adenine phosphoribosyltransferase, whose product MSDVAHLKSLLGVHPDFPKKGITFLDIFPILRDPVAFESLITHFMSHIFNTHKVKPDVIVGLDARGFLLGPIIAMRLGAAFVPVRKGGKLPGSVQVVKYEKEYGVDEFEMQAGAVAPGQKVIIIDDLIATGGSAAAAGELVKKSGGETLEYLFIVGLPFLKGHEKLDAPVYSMIEAED is encoded by the exons ATGTCTGATGTCGCACACCTCAAATCTCTTCTCGGTGTCCACCCTGACTTCCCCAAGAAG GGCATCACTTTCCTCgacatcttccccatccttcgTGACCCTGTCGCTTTTGAGAGCCTCATCACTCATTTCATGTCCCACATCTTCAACACACACAAAGTGAAGCCCGATGTCATCGTGGGTCTTGATGCCCGAGgcttccttcttggtcCCATCATCGCTATGCGTTTGGGTGCTGCCTTTGTCCCCGTGAGGAAGGGCGGTAAGTTGCCTGGTTCTGTCCAGGTTGTCAAGTACGAGAAGGAGTATGGAGTGGACGAGTTTGAGATGCAGGCTGGCGCCGTTGCTCCCGGGCAGaaagtcatcatcatcga CGACTTGATTGCGACCGGTGGATcagccgctgctgctggagaGCTTGTCAAGAAGTCTGGCGGTGAGACTCTTGAATACCTCTTTATCGTTGGCTTGCCCTTCCTCAAAGGCCATGAGAAGCTTGACGCTCCCGTTTACTCCATGATCGAGGCTGAGGATTAA
- a CDS encoding cell division cycle protein 37, which produces MPLNYSKWDMLELSDDSDIEEHPNVDKKSMIRHVDFMWKQRDIHEKREARKLLISKLKSELSLNSVLRPRIETIISGLSSSGLDHYRAVQRRMKEDPSPEKPATGAPNQPTYDMMLSQLLSDVFREGAWLVEGGKVEGSSVIYNGKKVDDNTGLPDWATAEVPEGKKERLAEKLEQRLKWHVSELNRRDEHVKKEIEKEEGELKKKITSEDIHEGWSSSKIAPPKPSVWDEEPKPKSKKTEKVETIEVLNPKASSSAAPLAPATEDTDDEEDFGPLSPAGRAFAQIPLGEFEKSYEFIKNDSSVLSSSTHDSLLAEAFDAERRGDKSLAMRCVHQSLLVSYCRQLGKDGVGLFFQKMIQKNPKSITMFNEDFQRTYNRIATRTREILAEEAAAGPSGEREQIQLVATDPNMTIAFNIPDGPPPEDLRLEGEGAEELDVEQVRAWLQRKWEIFKGFPPQFQDALQTENLDKVNKVLGNMTVSEAEKIVELLQEGGMLSFSEKGVRDMTKQ; this is translated from the exons ATGCCTCTCAACTACTCCAAGTGGGATATGCTCGAG CTCTCCGACGACTCGGACATCGAGGAACACCCAAATGTCGACAAGAAGAGTATGATAAGGCATGTCGATTTTAT GTGGAAGCAAAGAGACATCCATGAAAAACGAGAAGCTCGTAAACTCCTCATATCCAAGCTGAAGTCTGAGCTCTCTCTCAACTCGGTCCTCCGGCCCCGCATCGAAACAATCATCTCTggcctttcctcttctggaCTGGACCACTACCGTGCTGTGCAGCGCCgaatgaaagaagatcctTCTCCCGAGAAGCCTGCAACAGGTGCACCCAATCAGCCGACATATGACATGATGCTTTCCCAACTTTTGAGCGATGTCTTCCGTGAGGGCGCATGGCTCGTCGAAGGCGGCAAAGTCGAAGGAAGCAGCGTAATCTAcaatgggaagaaggtggatgATAATACTGGTCTTCCTGACTGGGCTACCGCAGAGGTGCCGgaggggaaaaaggagCGTTTGGCTGAGAAACTCGAACAAAGGCTCAAATGGCATGTTTCCGAGCTAAACAGACGGGATGAGCATgtcaagaaagagattgagaaagaggaaggagaattaaagaagaagatcacgTCTGAAGATATCCATGAGGGCTGGAGCAGCTCCAAGATTGCTCCCCCCAAACCTTCAGTGTGGGACGAGGAACCAAAGCCCAAGAGTAAGAAGACAGAAAAGGTAGAGACTATCGAGGTGTTGAATCCCAAGGCTAGC TCATCTGCTGCGCCATTAGCTCCTGCTACGGAAGATAcagacgacgaagaagatttcGGTCCCCTCTCTCCCGCCGGGCGCGCATTTGCTCAAATTCCTCTTGGCGAATTTGAAAAGTCTTACGAGTTTATCAAAAACGATTCTTCtgttctttcatcttcgacCCATGATTCCCTTCTCGCCGAAGCATTTGATGCAGAACGCAGAGGCGACAAATCTCTTGCCATGCGTTGTGTCCATCAAAGCTTGTTAGTGAGCTACTGCAGACAATTGGGCAAAGATGGCGTAGGGTTGTTTTTCCAGAA AATGATTCAAAAAAATCCGAAATCTATCACAATGTTCAACGAAGATTTCCAGCGCACATACAATCGCATTGCAACCCGCACTCGAGAAATTCttgctgaagaagctgccGCTGGTCCTTCTGGCGAACGCGAGCAGATTCAACTTGTTGCCACGGACCCCAACATGACCATTGCTTTCAATATTCCTGATGGACCTCCTCCAGAGGATCTTCGTCTAGAAGGCGAAGGAGCCGAGGAGCTTGATGTGGAACAGGTGCGAGCGTGGTTGCAACGAAAGTGGGAGATTTTCAAAGGCTTCCCCCCTCAATTCCAAGATGCTCTTCAAACGGAGAATCTTGACAAAGTGAACAAGGTCCTAGGAAATATGACAGTCTCGGAGGCAGAGAAGATTGTAGAGTTGTTGCaagagggaggaatgcTGAGTTTCAGCGAGAAGGGCGTGCGAGATATGACAAAACAGTAG